In Paenibacillus hexagrammi, the following are encoded in one genomic region:
- a CDS encoding ABC transporter ATP-binding protein, which translates to MIHCDNLVKIYKVADLEVVALQGLDLHVEAGELMAIIGNSGSGKSTLLNMLGGLDRPSAGRLTVDGKDLLNLAEKDLVIYKRESVGFVWQNNARNLIPYLTAQENVELPILLRGKRKRERALELLEAVGLSHRRNNRLNQLSGGEQQRVAIAIALANHPKVLLADEPTGSVDTRMANQILDLFRKLSRELGLTIVIVTHDPMLAKKVDRVVAIRDGRTASEILRRKTYEQEQQDLLDGQNLLAQQDQAHDMTSTEEETHVEYAVLDHAGRLQIPANYLEAIGAKQANKVQVTMEDGKIILLPPHQT; encoded by the coding sequence ATGATCCATTGCGACAATTTGGTGAAAATATACAAAGTTGCTGATCTGGAAGTCGTTGCGCTGCAGGGGTTGGATCTTCATGTCGAGGCAGGCGAGCTGATGGCTATCATCGGTAACAGCGGAAGTGGAAAATCTACGCTGCTGAACATGCTGGGAGGTCTCGACCGGCCATCTGCGGGGAGATTAACTGTAGACGGCAAGGATTTGCTTAACCTGGCGGAAAAAGACCTCGTTATTTACAAACGGGAGTCCGTCGGTTTTGTCTGGCAGAACAACGCACGGAATTTAATCCCTTATCTAACGGCTCAAGAAAATGTGGAGTTGCCTATTTTGCTTCGTGGCAAACGCAAACGGGAACGGGCGTTGGAACTTTTGGAAGCAGTCGGACTCAGCCACAGAAGGAATAACAGACTGAACCAATTATCTGGAGGCGAACAACAGCGTGTCGCCATCGCCATTGCGCTGGCGAATCATCCGAAAGTGCTGCTCGCGGATGAACCGACCGGTTCGGTGGATACGCGCATGGCGAATCAAATCCTGGATTTGTTTCGGAAGCTGTCCCGCGAGCTGGGTCTCACGATCGTTATCGTGACACACGATCCGATGCTGGCCAAGAAGGTGGATCGTGTTGTCGCCATACGGGACGGGAGAACGGCTTCGGAAATCTTGCGGCGCAAAACCTACGAACAAGAACAGCAGGATCTGCTAGATGGGCAAAATCTTCTTGCGCAGCAGGATCAAGCACATGATATGACTTCGACTGAAGAGGAGACTCACGTCGAGTATGCAGTACTGGATCATGCGGGACGCCTGCAAATCCCGGCGAATTATTTGGAAGCCATCGGTGCCAAGCAAGCGAATAAAGTACAGGTTACCATGGAGGACGGTAAAATCATACTTTTGCCTCCCCATCAAACCTAA
- a CDS encoding S-layer homology domain-containing protein, with protein sequence MKKFVLSLLTIFVLSFTVLPIAFGADNGSDTAASVKKADDFKDLKELSQDEKDKFDALIQDGVFSGLSDDTFGLDVKMNRAQFAKVAAIIFNLKSDEALTTSSFTDVRSDDPANSYALPYIEALKEAGLTNGYDAEGKTYKPEGDVSRQELAAFLIRGLGLDDDAKSATPVEDNSVDDWAKGYVALALEKNLMTNQADGTFGGKVSATRKTLALASYEAKQLLAGATPDDPTTPATPVPTTEPDDEPAAPSGEISPEGKKMLYIARQSNQMQQLKSSPDDEKIIADMKDLGFKVTWINCDKFTAEKAEGYDIIFVSNTVNAKYLRSGIMKDIAIPTIYLKNHGLYYLGLSSQEENTEENNIQTISITQPKEKAAAGLTGDVEYLRKTDNKTAIAYGLPGKEAKVIATIPGKPKEATIFYYNKGSHANNGYEVKARLSFFSFVGDYDNSTDDMWKLLDALVLWTLQNG encoded by the coding sequence TTGAAGAAATTTGTATTATCGCTATTAACCATATTTGTTCTATCCTTTACTGTTCTGCCAATTGCTTTCGGTGCTGATAACGGATCGGATACGGCTGCAAGTGTGAAAAAGGCGGATGATTTCAAAGATTTAAAAGAATTGTCGCAGGACGAGAAGGATAAATTCGATGCATTAATCCAAGATGGTGTTTTCAGCGGATTGTCAGATGATACTTTCGGTCTGGACGTCAAGATGAACAGAGCGCAATTCGCAAAGGTTGCCGCTATTATTTTCAATTTAAAATCGGATGAAGCGCTTACAACTTCTTCGTTTACTGATGTCAGATCCGATGATCCTGCTAACTCGTACGCACTCCCCTATATCGAAGCTTTGAAAGAGGCGGGGCTGACGAACGGATATGATGCTGAAGGGAAAACCTACAAGCCGGAAGGCGATGTTTCCCGTCAAGAACTGGCTGCATTCCTTATTCGTGGACTCGGATTGGACGATGATGCGAAATCGGCTACACCTGTTGAGGACAATTCTGTTGACGATTGGGCCAAAGGATACGTTGCGCTTGCGCTCGAGAAAAACTTGATGACGAATCAGGCTGACGGCACGTTCGGAGGAAAAGTCTCGGCTACACGCAAAACGTTGGCGCTTGCCAGCTATGAGGCGAAGCAACTTTTGGCCGGAGCTACTCCTGATGATCCGACAACACCGGCAACCCCTGTACCAACAACGGAGCCAGACGATGAGCCTGCGGCTCCATCTGGAGAAATTTCTCCCGAAGGCAAAAAGATGCTCTATATCGCACGTCAAAGCAATCAAATGCAACAGCTAAAGAGCAGCCCTGATGATGAGAAAATCATCGCAGATATGAAGGATCTCGGATTTAAAGTAACTTGGATCAACTGTGATAAATTCACGGCTGAGAAAGCGGAAGGTTACGATATTATTTTTGTCAGCAACACAGTTAACGCTAAATATCTTCGTTCCGGGATTATGAAGGATATCGCGATTCCGACCATTTATCTGAAAAATCATGGGTTGTACTATCTCGGCCTTTCTTCACAAGAGGAAAACACGGAAGAAAACAATATCCAAACGATCTCGATTACGCAACCTAAGGAAAAGGCTGCTGCTGGACTTACCGGCGATGTGGAGTACCTGAGAAAGACGGACAATAAAACAGCTATCGCTTATGGCCTTCCTGGCAAGGAAGCGAAAGTGATTGCGACGATCCCAGGCAAACCGAAAGAAGCAACCATTTTCTACTACAACAAAGGTTCTCATGCCAACAACGGATATGAAGTGAAGGCACGTCTTTCCTTCTTCTCCTTCGTCGGTGATTACGATAATTCAACGGATGATATGTGGAAACTTCTGGATGCACTTGTTTTGTGGACGCTGCAAAACGGTTAA
- a CDS encoding efflux RND transporter periplasmic adaptor subunit produces the protein MITLSDPNQMKLVYTASSQNDLAGVEVGMEAAIKVKDKTYTGKVVQTPLTAPPNSNKAIQDKNAKAIYIQMPELPEGVSIGTQADLTIVTQKRDQVLIIPRAGLRNYMGRDFVQVLDGESRKEVDVEKGIVSATEVEIRKGLSEGQQIILNN, from the coding sequence ATGATCACGCTATCTGATCCAAATCAGATGAAGCTTGTGTACACAGCTTCTAGTCAGAATGATCTGGCAGGCGTTGAAGTTGGCATGGAGGCGGCGATCAAAGTAAAAGACAAGACTTACACCGGGAAGGTCGTCCAAACACCGCTTACCGCACCGCCAAACAGCAATAAAGCGATTCAAGATAAGAACGCCAAAGCCATCTATATTCAAATGCCGGAGCTCCCTGAAGGTGTATCGATCGGTACCCAGGCCGATCTCACCATTGTGACCCAAAAGCGGGATCAAGTGCTGATCATTCCCAGAGCCGGGCTTCGCAACTATATGGGACGCGATTTTGTACAGGTGCTGGACGGCGAAAGCCGTAAAGAGGTCGATGTGGAGAAGGGAATCGTGTCGGCAACCGAGGTGGAAATCCGCAAAGGGTTAAGCGAAGGGCAGCAGATTATCCTGAACAATTAG
- a CDS encoding ABC transporter permease, protein MALFIMILRKMINNKWLELSLLFGLVLSVALASSMPIYTSAILQRLLIQEMQQLQLASNQYPGIYWLSASLSPDVQQKQSLLSDTEHFLKERENHFDIPVQTYVRERATQRYNLLPAEPDKVDINVQRSADISAIDGMEGHIKLVDGRLPEKEPVGGVYEALVAPEALTELGMVLNTVFVINDTTLKEPISVKPVGVFDRKDYTDIFWYNNTGSYKNSFLIDFDLFEKQFTAGGKLNVQSSYWYYALDYKAMTLASSDQFLYNDYDIQTFMDEHYENHNKNVPVLQTLTNYYVKERNLRQMLWSLNVPVMLMLAFYLYMVANLITERQKTEIAVLRSRGASRWQIIASYAVEGLVLGTIAFAVGPYLGALLTKLLGASSGFLEFVQRAKLETELNRDAFVYAWTAVSASIIMTLIPVVLATKVTIVGHKQQTARFLKKSFWHKFFLDIALIGISLYGLHNYKARVQDILSLGLKSADLRVDPLLFLIPALFILGFGLLVLRLYPWLMTFMYKIGKRWWPPTLYTTLIQVSRSIIQYQFIMVFLIITIATGLFSASATRTINQNTLDKIRYAAGADISMSIHWENDAPPAILFGAEESDEDSSSADLDSDTAETPAPRVQYSEPSFLPFTQIPEVEHAAKVFVRKDASITKGKTNAAVELMGIDTKAFGETAWMRDKLLDHHINEYLNLLAKNPSAVLISKSIAEDYNVKVGDTMNVGWPNVEPATFTVFGVIDYWPSWNPNPGAGDTVSVTTKEGTVTKVKKPMLVVGHLSYIQNNIALEPYEVWLKLKNQASSKAVYQAVADHGYEIESITDAKQEQIKAVKDPFQMAINGVMTLGFLISVVVCFFGFLLYWVLSLSARTLQYGIFRAMGVSVIQLIFMLIGEQVMVSGAAIGIGIMAGNMASYLFVPLFELSFDPSTQVPPFQVTFDPRDHERLYGIIAVMITFGLVLLGQIVSRIRIHQAVKLGED, encoded by the coding sequence TTGGCATTATTTATCATGATCCTGCGCAAAATGATCAATAATAAATGGCTTGAGCTTAGCCTGTTGTTCGGACTGGTGCTATCCGTCGCTTTGGCAAGCAGCATGCCGATCTATACGAGCGCCATTCTGCAGAGACTGTTGATTCAAGAGATGCAGCAGCTGCAGCTGGCAAGCAATCAATATCCCGGTATTTACTGGTTATCGGCTTCTTTGTCACCAGATGTGCAGCAAAAGCAGAGTCTCCTATCGGATACGGAACATTTTTTAAAAGAAAGAGAGAATCATTTCGACATCCCCGTGCAAACTTACGTGCGAGAACGTGCGACACAACGCTATAATTTACTCCCTGCTGAACCGGATAAAGTCGATATTAATGTCCAGCGGTCGGCTGATATTTCGGCGATAGACGGGATGGAGGGCCACATCAAGCTGGTGGATGGACGCCTCCCAGAAAAGGAGCCTGTAGGCGGCGTGTATGAAGCGCTCGTCGCACCGGAGGCTTTGACCGAGCTCGGGATGGTGCTGAACACAGTTTTTGTCATCAACGATACTACTTTAAAAGAACCTATATCCGTTAAACCTGTCGGTGTGTTCGACCGCAAAGATTACACGGATATTTTTTGGTATAACAATACGGGAAGCTATAAAAACAGTTTTTTAATCGATTTCGATTTGTTCGAAAAGCAATTTACAGCGGGCGGCAAGCTGAATGTTCAATCCAGCTACTGGTATTATGCGCTTGATTATAAAGCAATGACACTAGCATCCTCCGACCAGTTTCTTTATAACGATTATGACATCCAGACTTTTATGGATGAACATTATGAAAACCATAATAAAAATGTCCCGGTGCTGCAAACGCTGACCAATTACTATGTGAAAGAGAGAAATCTACGGCAGATGCTGTGGTCGCTCAATGTTCCTGTGATGTTGATGCTCGCTTTTTACTTATACATGGTAGCCAATCTAATTACTGAGCGTCAGAAAACGGAAATCGCTGTACTGCGCAGCCGTGGGGCAAGTCGATGGCAAATCATTGCAAGCTATGCGGTGGAAGGTCTGGTACTTGGGACTATTGCTTTCGCAGTGGGTCCATATTTAGGCGCTCTGTTAACCAAACTGTTGGGTGCTTCCAGTGGATTTCTTGAATTCGTGCAGCGCGCCAAGCTGGAAACCGAATTGAACCGGGATGCCTTCGTATATGCATGGACCGCAGTTTCCGCTTCCATCATCATGACGTTGATTCCTGTCGTCCTGGCCACGAAAGTAACGATTGTCGGACACAAGCAGCAAACGGCGAGATTTTTGAAAAAGTCATTCTGGCACAAGTTTTTTCTCGATATTGCCTTGATCGGAATATCATTGTACGGACTTCATAATTACAAAGCGCGAGTTCAAGATATTCTCTCGCTAGGCCTCAAATCCGCCGATTTGAGAGTTGATCCGCTTTTGTTTCTCATACCTGCGCTGTTTATTCTGGGTTTTGGCTTACTCGTTCTTCGTTTATATCCCTGGTTGATGACGTTTATGTACAAAATAGGGAAACGATGGTGGCCGCCCACTTTATATACCACATTAATCCAGGTGAGCCGATCGATTATTCAGTATCAATTCATCATGGTCTTTCTAATTATTACGATTGCAACCGGCTTATTCAGCGCGAGCGCTACGCGAACTATCAATCAGAACACGCTTGATAAGATCCGATATGCGGCAGGAGCTGATATCTCCATGTCGATTCATTGGGAGAATGATGCGCCGCCGGCCATCTTATTCGGCGCAGAGGAATCGGATGAGGACAGTTCCTCTGCCGATCTTGACTCTGATACAGCGGAGACCCCTGCTCCTAGAGTTCAATATAGCGAGCCGTCTTTTTTGCCCTTTACGCAGATCCCGGAAGTGGAACATGCGGCGAAAGTGTTTGTCCGTAAAGATGCGTCAATTACTAAAGGCAAGACGAATGCGGCGGTCGAGTTAATGGGTATCGACACGAAAGCGTTCGGTGAAACCGCCTGGATGCGGGATAAGCTGCTTGACCATCATATAAACGAATATTTGAATCTTCTTGCCAAAAATCCGTCCGCCGTGCTGATATCCAAATCCATTGCGGAGGATTACAACGTGAAAGTCGGCGACACAATGAACGTTGGTTGGCCGAATGTAGAGCCGGCGACTTTTACCGTTTTCGGTGTGATCGATTATTGGCCTTCTTGGAATCCGAACCCGGGAGCCGGGGATACGGTATCGGTTACGACGAAGGAAGGTACCGTCACGAAGGTAAAAAAACCGATGCTTGTTGTCGGTCACTTGAGTTACATCCAGAACAATATAGCGCTTGAGCCCTATGAAGTATGGCTGAAGCTTAAAAACCAAGCAAGCAGTAAAGCGGTATATCAGGCGGTCGCCGATCACGGCTATGAAATCGAGTCAATCACCGACGCGAAGCAGGAACAGATTAAAGCGGTCAAGGATCCTTTCCAAATGGCGATTAATGGCGTTATGACGCTTGGCTTTTTAATATCGGTCGTTGTTTGCTTTTTTGGATTTTTACTGTACTGGGTGCTTTCTCTATCGGCGAGAACGCTGCAATATGGCATTTTTAGGGCGATGGGGGTTTCAGTTATCCAACTGATATTCATGCTGATCGGTGAACAGGTGATGGTATCCGGCGCGGCAATTGGAATCGGAATCATGGCGGGAAATATGGCGAGTTATTTGTTCGTGCCCTTATTTGAACTGTCCTTCGATCCGTCCACGCAGGTGCCGCCGTTTCAAGTTACGTTCGACCCTCGAGACCATGAACGTCTGTACGGCATTATTGCTGTTATGATCACATTCGGGCTTGTGCTGCTGGGGCAAATCGTTTCGCGAATTCGGATTCATCAAGCCGTCAAGCTTGGGGAGGATTAA
- a CDS encoding biotin/lipoyl-containing protein: MPVEEEELKPPLVEPAKETLSLYVVKRANIAQQISGVATFASDKMDYLFYSESGGRLKKVNVKLGDSVKAGDILATTETSDLETKIKLQEISIEKLQISLQQAMADKDADDPDVRLKLLDMESARLQLKSLQTQLQNTRLTASIDGIVTFIDTLPARRSSDRLQADDHAI; the protein is encoded by the coding sequence ATGCCCGTGGAAGAAGAAGAACTGAAGCCGCCACTTGTAGAGCCGGCAAAGGAAACTTTAAGCCTTTATGTCGTCAAACGGGCCAATATTGCGCAGCAAATTTCGGGCGTCGCTACATTTGCTTCAGATAAGATGGACTACTTGTTTTATTCAGAATCCGGCGGTCGGTTAAAGAAAGTTAACGTTAAATTAGGCGATTCTGTAAAAGCGGGAGATATTCTCGCCACTACGGAAACATCGGATTTGGAAACGAAAATTAAGCTGCAGGAAATTTCCATTGAAAAACTGCAAATTTCCTTACAGCAAGCCATGGCGGACAAGGATGCCGACGATCCTGATGTTCGCTTGAAGCTGCTTGATATGGAGAGTGCCCGCCTTCAGCTCAAATCACTGCAGACTCAGCTTCAAAACACAAGGTTGACAGCAAGCATAGACGGAATCGTAACGTTCATCGATACACTCCCTGCCCGGCGATCAAGTGACCGCTTACAAGCAGATGATCACGCTATCTGA